Proteins encoded by one window of Candidatus Polarisedimenticolia bacterium:
- a CDS encoding NAD(P)-binding domain-containing protein, which yields MKIGVLGSGDVAKSLAGGFVKHGHEVIMGTRSPEKLSEWAAQNPKSKVGSFEEAARNADVVVLAVKGTAAQKALQAAGKETLAGKIVIDATNPIADEAPVNGILKFFTSLDNSLMEQLQREFPNARFVKAFNSVGSSLMVNPKLEGGRPTMFICGNDESSKETVVGILDQFGWEVADMGKAEAARAIEPLCMLWCIPGFLRNDWTHAFKLMS from the coding sequence ATGAAGATCGGAGTGTTAGGGTCGGGGGACGTCGCAAAATCGCTCGCCGGCGGGTTCGTCAAGCATGGGCACGAGGTGATCATGGGGACTCGATCGCCGGAGAAGCTGTCGGAATGGGCGGCTCAGAATCCCAAATCGAAGGTGGGATCCTTCGAAGAGGCGGCTCGGAACGCCGACGTCGTCGTCCTCGCGGTGAAGGGGACCGCCGCGCAGAAGGCGCTGCAGGCGGCGGGGAAGGAGACCCTTGCGGGGAAGATCGTCATCGACGCGACCAACCCGATCGCCGACGAGGCTCCCGTCAACGGCATCCTGAAGTTCTTCACGAGCCTGGACAACTCGCTGATGGAGCAGCTGCAGCGCGAGTTTCCGAACGCCCGGTTCGTCAAGGCCTTCAACTCGGTCGGCAGCTCGCTCATGGTGAACCCGAAGCTCGAGGGAGGGCGGCCCACCATGTTCATCTGCGGCAACGACGAGTCTTCGAAGGAGACGGTCGTGGGGATCCTGGATCAGTTCGGCTGGGAGGTCGCGGACATGGGAAAAGCCGAAGCGGCCCGCGCCATCGAGCCGCTCTGCATGCTCTGGTGCATCCCGGGGTTCCTGCGCAACGACTGGACCCACGCTTTCAAACTGATGTCCTGA